One genomic segment of Osmerus eperlanus unplaced genomic scaffold, fOsmEpe2.1 SCAFFOLD_125, whole genome shotgun sequence includes these proteins:
- the LOC134016823 gene encoding AN1-type zinc finger protein 3-like — protein MGDTGSERSKPPSIPPRCPCGFWGSSKTMNLCSKCFSDIEKKQPDEDCDPEPASSSSSSQSAAFCNETNSSSSQSLSSVPASSVEPSCEGSGATPLPAQEEVSSTDTALGTLSTPTKRPCDSASGTESDASPEKRARVGEGPSSEESSSSSSSSSSSPRGAKQRSRRRCHRCQTRLELVQQELGSCRCGQSALTHTHTYTHAHTYTHTHXCLFDHLGRGREEAVLKMVKLERKVGRSCQRIGEECS, from the exons ATGGGTGACACGGGCAGTGAGCGCTCCAAGCCTCCCAGTATACCGCCGCGCTGTCCTTGTGGATTTTGGGG GTCCAGCAAAACCATGAATCTGTGTTCCAAATGTTTTTCCG ACATTGAGAAGAAACAGCCCGACGAGGACTGTGACCCAGAGCCCgcctccagctccagcagcagccaGTCAGCCGCGTTCTGTAACGAGACAAACAGCAGCAGTAGCCAATCCCTGTCGTCGGTGCCCGCCAGCTCAGTGGAGCCTTCGTGTGAGGGCTCGGGAGCCACGCCTCTCCCTgcacaggagg AAGtctccagcacagacacagccctgGGCACCCTATCCACCCCCACAAAGCGACCGTGCGACTCAG cctccGGGACGGAGAGCGACGCGTCCCCAGAGAAGCGTGCACGGGTGGGTGAAGGTCCCTCCTCAGAggagtcttcctcctcctcttcctcctcctcctcctcgccccgcGGCGCCAAGCAGAGGAGTCGGCGTCgctgccaccgctgccagaCCAGGCTGGAGCTGGTGCAGCAAGAGCTGGGGTCCTGCCGCTGTGGTCagtctgctctcacacacacacacacttacacacacgcacacacttacacacacacacac NNNTGTCTGTTCGACCACCTGGGCCGCGGGCGCGAGGAGGCCGTCCTCAAGATGGTGAAGCTGGAGCGCAAGGTGGGCCGCTCCTGCCAGCGCATCGGGGAGGAGTGCTCCTGA